The DNA region CAGCTGGGTGTAAATTTGCTGTGGAAGATGGATCTGTGAGGATTGGACTCCAGCACCAATGAGAAAATATTAAAACATTTCTTTACTGTGCAATTAAAAACATGGTGCAAAAAAGATTAAGGATCTATAAACGTATGTGTTTCAGGTGAGCcaccattcagacagctgtattactCGCGTGTGGATCACATCGCAGTCCTTGGACTGGCCATCATCTCTTGGCCTGCGTATCACAGCGTGTATACCTGCTGTCACGCTCTGGTCAGAGGAGTTGACCGCCAGTCTGAGGACTGAGATGCAATCCCTGAGTGAGTAATACGGCTGTCTGACTGCCCCTTAAAGTTATATTCTAACATTTTCTCAGTGTTGCTGGAGCCCGGTCCTCATGGACCCTTCTTACATTTCTGAGCTGGATCCCAGCCCGGGGTGCACCACACCCCGACCAAACAAGGTCTGTCACGGCTCCTTTGTGAATGCTAGTGGTTTCACACTATATTGTCCTCCCTGGTAGGTGAGCTGATTACCTTTTTTCCTTTGCTATATATTTGCCATATAGTGGCTGCAACAGAGGAAGCATGAGATGTCAGGACCATGTGCTAAATGTTGGGGCTGGGTCCATCACAGTGAGCGGCGCTCTTAGCGGTTCTCTTTATAGCCGTTGCGTTTTATTCTATTTCTAAAAGGGTATACATATTCAAAGTAATTGTTAAATTCCTCATCACCGCAGGCAGTGGGCAGCAGTCCGTGACTGGCGTTACAACCGCAGATGATGGCAACAGTTACTGGCGAATCCGTGGAAAGACGTCAACCGTCTGTGAAAGAGGAACATTGGTAAAATGTGGACAGTCCATCCGCCTCACACATGTCAATACTGGGAGAAATCTACACAGTCATCACTTCACATCTCCATTATCAGGAAACCAGGTGAGTTATCGATTGTCAGTTCCACAATACTTTGCAATATCATAGGATTGTATCAGCGATAAAACAATTGCAGATCCTAATTTCCTTAGAGGACTAATTAAAAATGTTGAAAGCCCCCTTTCTCCAAATGTATAGagcgaaaagtgaaaaaaaaaattaacatcagCTGaactaataaaataaaaattatttagcTCTTATTGTGAACTGTCAAAAGGAAAAATAATTAATCTCCAGAATTAGCCATTTTTAGTTGCTACAATTTGCAttgttgtcacacttaaatgtttcagatcaccaaaacaaatttaaatattcgacaaagataaaacaagtaaacacaaaatgcaatttttaactgaaggtctttattattatgggaaaaagaaatccaaacctacagggtcctgtgtgaaagtgattgcccctccaacacataaattaactgtggtttatcacatctttgggaagctgagttcacattCCCTAGTCACATCCAGACCTCATTACTGCCACATCTGTTTTCaataaagaaatcacttaaatagaacctgcctcacaaagtgaagtagactaaaAGATCTTCAAAAGCgaaccaaagaaattctggaacaaatgagaaacaaaataattgagatctatcagtgtgAAAAACATTATAATGCCTTTTCTAAAGCTTTGGAACTCCaggaaaccacagtgagagccataatccacaaatggtgaaaacatggaacagtggtgaaccttaccAGTATTGGTTGTCCGACCAAAATTACACCAAGAGTGCATCGATGACTCACCCAAGacatcacaaaagaccccacaacaacatcgaaagaactacaggcctcacttgcctcagttaagatcagtgtgcatgactccaccataacaaaaaactgaataaaaatggcctgcatggcagagttccaagatgaaaaaccaccactgagcaataagaacataaaggcttgtctctgtTTTGCTAGAAAGCTCCtttatgatccccaagacttttgggacaaTACTctatggactgacaagacaaaagttaaccccgtagtgacagagccaatttggtacttaatgaccgggccaatttttacaattctgaccactgtcactttatgtggttataactccggaacgctttaacgtatccgctgattctgagatttttttcgtgacatattgtacttcatgttagccggtaaaatttctttgatatgacttgtagaatctgctgagttttggggtgccagttaatactaattaacaagaagtactggatctttaaaagggggtttattacacacaaggtatttacaatgacatacataagggaagtctaactaagggacaagggtacAATTAAAGGGAAGAGGTATTAGGAGAGGGtagaggaaactgggatgtgggaaGGAAGAGATACATAACTGATCCTTACAGATATATTAAACCATTACACatccacatacaagccatgactccacccttgcttctggaatcttctgtggcaaatgtccaatcatcttctgacaatgtgaacactgtcattggctgcagtaatcatcaccttcctgcagatggcatcctcgtacttgggaagaaagttcttgtgtagAACAGGTTCAACTCCATTTGGGCTGGCTCCAAGatgtccattcaaagaacaatggtttgtcacccaaacaccacaggcattgtgtatcaatatacatagacatcctgtcttcggcctatggatatctcaggaccactggcttataacggaaacccacaggagttgtggacatatgtagataatgataggtcacaaacaggatagaggctattcatttaagatttccacagtgtacacctatatcctccattagGTTTTAGGGCCAATATTCATTTCGTATGTAGATGttctcactgtgatagggtctatatacagtgatcaaaatgaaccaacaggaaaaatgtcctattgttgccgggagCTGGCCAGTAGATCTCGGTGGGCCCCCTCCAACACCTGCAGAAGACGCCGGAGGGACTCCGGAGGTACCGGtcgccgttataccgttaataacagcgatcgcaacactggggtctgtAAAAACCGTCCCGAATCATTgtctggtagccgagaccccggagaaattccaactctggggaACGCTATACACTTATtccactgccgccgttaaaaggcgtatcggcggtcgttaaggggttaaaccttttggaaggtgtatgtcccattacatctggcgtagaagtaacacagcatttcagaaaaggaacattataCCAATAGtacaatatggtggtggtagtgtgatggtctggggctgttttgctgcttcaggacctggatgtgttgctgtggtaaatggagctATGAATTCttggtctaccaaaaaatcctgaaggagaatatctGATCAACTGTTTGCTTAACCCAAGTTCACTTGGGTTATGCAgagggacaatgatccaaaacacaccagcaagtccattcgggacaatgatccaaaacacaccagcaagtccattcCTGAATGGCGTAAGCAAAACAAAATTAAGacgttggagtggcctagtcaaagtcctgaccttaatccgattgagatgctttgGCATGAACTTAAAAAGCGGTTCATGctaggaaaccctccaatgtggctgaattacaacaattctgcagagatgagtggGCTAAAAttgctccagagcgttgtaaaagactcattgacagttttcaaaaattcttgattgtagttgttgctgctaagggtaacCAACCAGTATTTAAGGttaagggggcaatcactttttcatatgGGGCTCTGtagatttggatttatttttcccataataataataataatctttaataataataatgtttatatatagcgctaacatattccgcagcgctttacaggttgcacacattatcgttgctgtccccgttggggctcacaatctaaattccctatcagtatgtatttggaatgtgggaggaaaccggagtgcccggaggaaacccacgcaaacacggagagaacatacaaactctttgcagatgttgtccttagtggggcttgaacccaggactccagcgctgcaaggctgctttgCTAACCCCAAtaataataaataccttcatttataaactgcatcttGTGgttgcttgtgttatctttgtctaatatttacatttgtttgttgaTCTAAAATatatgtgtgacaaacatgcaaaataatatgaaatcaggaaggggcaagcatgttttcacacaactgtatataggtCTGTTAGGCAAGTGATGTGTGACATATTTCCTTCTTGTTCATTGTGCAGGAGGTCAGCGCTTTTggagatgatggggaaggagatatCTTAGACGACTGGACTGTACTCTGCAATGGGGAATTCTGGCAGCGGGACGAGGAGGTGAGATTGAAGCATGCGTCCACCAGCGTGCTGCTGTCCATCACAGGAGAACAGTACGGGCGCCCCATAAATGGACAGCGAGAAGTGCACGGCATGACCTATGCAAGCCAGCATAACTACTGGAAAGTAATGGAAGGCATCTTCATGAAACCTAGTGAACCTCCACGGACTGACTACACTCACTATGAGCTATGACCGCCAGCACAATGACTGCTTGATAGACCTTTGGTCTTTTCCTAACCGTACAGTGTTGACCTCCTCCGAGGATTTATCCAGGATCTCACAAAGTTCACTTTGAAGAGCCGGTCGCAGTGGATTATGGGGCACAGTTTGTATGGTGCACCCGTGTGTCGGTATTATTATTTGATATTTTTATCTTATGGCAGCAATTCGCCAGATTCATCCATGAGCATGAcccttcaaaaaagaaaaaaatgatcatATATTATCTCTGCAGCAAATGgtttttaaatggaaaaaaaaaattcttaaattgCGGTTCTCTGTTATTTTTCTTTTAGAAGAAAAAAATATTCAAGTATTATTGTAATAACTTTAAGATTTCCTTTGTATTTGTGAgtctttcattttttttccccccattcttCCAAAAAGCCTTATTTTtgttgggggggtcaatatcacaTATCACCATGTTAGGTCAAGctttagttttgaatgacaccatttattttgccATGCAGTGCACATTTAATGCTCCGCTCCAGCCGTGGCCGTTATACACGGATGACAGCTCTGTAACATAGCCGGCATCCACGGCGTGCAGAACTGCTCCTTCCACACTTGGAGACTCCTGCCCAGGATATTTATTCACGTCCTAAGTCGTGAAAGGGGTAAAGAGGTAGTTTCCCCATGAAAACCCTTGATCTTATGGCATTTCAGGGCATATGGATTTCCTAGAGCAAATATTTAGTCCTGAGCTAATTTGATAGGTGTTATCCGACCacgctcgtgtgctaatagagtatcttcggcatgcttgaatactatgtttgagtcgacgctgctgttcgacagccacaacacacagGATTGTCTGTTAGTTAGACAATTCCTGTATGTGTTGAGGTTGTTAAACAGTCATGAGACCTGCAGTAgcagggactcgagcatatttttGGAGCACTTCAAAGACACTCTGTTAGCCtggtcgctcatcactattggttatATATGGAAATGGCTACTCTTAGTGTGCATCTGTACACACCtggtttctgtttggaagtgacagtcagtcttttgttagcaGTGCATGGCTGACTGCAAGGCTGCATCATTAGAATTAGTTAATGGCCATGCAGATTTTCCAAAACCGCCCAGCCATTAACAATAGCCAATCTGGCTACATGTGTCCGTCCAAAACGCCACCCACCATGATGCCCAATTTGGTTACAAAATCTTTGTCCATGAGGCATCATTGATGGGCAGAGTTTCAAACCAGCACGCTAGATGAAAGTTGGTCTgatttttcttggatttttttttttgcacgtctAGTAGATTAAACCTGGAGTGAGTTACCCTATGGACCCATTCACATGTCCGATTTTCACTTATATgcgctatttatttttttaaatagataAAACACTACAGTCTATGGGCCTTTTAAAGTGCAAAAGAAAAAAGACAGATACGTCTGATTGTAATCACATTTGTTGGATCAAACTCATCCATTCAAGTGTATGGGTCAGCGCTGATTACAGGCAGCACACTGATGTTATGTGAATTACGTCAGTGTGCtatccatattttttttcccactgagTATTACTGGCAATTGTTTTTATTCTCTgctggggataaaaaaaaaaatactgcttgTGAATAAACCTTCAGACTACGTTCACACTTAATTGTTTTACAGTAGGTGGTCAAAAACCATGAGCTGAAAccgctttagggtatgtgtccacgttcaggaaacgctgcgtttttgacgctgcgtttttccgcagcgtcaaaaacgcagcgtccagatgctacagcatagtggaggggatttcatgaaatcccgactcaacTAAGCTTTAAAAAAGGGATGCGTTTTTGCCACGAAAACGCACATGCAGTGcgtttttttcagaacgcagcatgttgctgcaatgagcaaaacacgcaggcacaccgcaggtgacctgccagtgacctcaggtgcagttttggtcaggattttacttgcataaaatcctgaccaaagcctgaagcaagcctgaacgtggacacataccctaagaaggcTCTCCTGGCTTGTGGAGTTTTGGGAGGAGTCTTTCTTTTCTTCAAGCATTTCTTGAAGATTTTTATCCCCAGAAGcgttctttgcagccttttgaatTGACAGTGCCTAGTTTAGAGAGTTGCACTTTATTTTTTACACCAAGCATTTTTCAAAAACTTCTGGATCAAAATCAAACATGCGTCCACAATTTTCCACAAACCGAGAGGTCTGTGAAGACtcatggacatgtgaatggcctcatagactatcacaggtacgagaGCTGTCTGTGAAAAACACGGATAGCCCTCATTCGTGAAGATCGGACATGTGCATGAGCCCTTGGAAAGTCCTGG from Ranitomeya variabilis isolate aRanVar5 chromosome 3, aRanVar5.hap1, whole genome shotgun sequence includes:
- the SDF2 gene encoding stromal cell-derived factor 2 gives rise to the protein MMKAQDGAGSLLLFFTPLLLPYGSGSELSVVTCGSVVKLLNTKHNVRLHSHDVRYGSGSGQQSVTGVTTADDGNSYWRIRGKTSTVCERGTLVKCGQSIRLTHVNTGRNLHSHHFTSPLSGNQEVSAFGDDGEGDILDDWTVLCNGEFWQRDEEVRLKHASTSVLLSITGEQYGRPINGQREVHGMTYASQHNYWKVMEGIFMKPSEPPRTDYTHYEL